In Deltaproteobacteria bacterium, the sequence CACCTTGGCCTGCGCGAACGTGGTCTGGGGCTTGCCGCTGCGCAGGTACTCGATCGTGATCGAGATGGTCTTGGGCAGCGCCGCGACCTCGCTGCGCAGCAGCAGCTCGAACATCGCCGTGAACTCCAGCAGCCCCGCGATGGTGCCGCCGTGCAGCGCCGGCAGGGCCGCGTTGCCGATGTTGCGCGGCGCGAACGCCAGCTCGCCCCGCAGTCGATCCTGCTCGAGACGCAGCGCCAGCCCCAGGAACTGCGCGTAGGGGATCTCGGCCGCCAGCGCGGTGAAGCTGCCGTCCTGTTTGGCGGCCAAGATGCGCTCGCGCAACGCCTCGCTCATGGCCCCTCGCCGCCGGCGTCGCGGGGCGCCGCGCTCGGCTTCTCCCGCCCACCGTGGAAGATCATGAAGGTCGCCGATGCGGTCGCGATGGGATCGTCGGGCTCACCGTCGTGAGCGATCGCCCGCACGAACGCGA encodes:
- a CDS encoding PaaI family thioesterase, translating into MSEALRERILAAKQDGSFTALAAEIPYAQFLGLALRLEQDRLRGELAFAPRNIGNAALPALHGGTIAGLLEFTAMFELLLRSEVAALPKTISITIEYLRSGKPQTTFAQAKVVRAGRRVAPVRVEAWQDDPSRPIAAATVQFLLGGA